The segment GGCACTTAAGAGGGGCGAGTTTGTGGAGTACATCCCAACAAGAGAATACTACCATCGCCACACCCGGTGCCTGTACTGGGAGGGGAAGCTGATCCTGCCATTCGGTGACCAGTTCTGGTTCAGGTTCCTGCTGGGTTGGCTCATGCCACCAAAGGTGTCTCTGCTGAAGGCGACTCAGGGTGAGGCTATCAGGAACTACTACCATGACAACCATGTGATCCAGGACATGCTGGTGCCACTGTACaaggttggagatgctcttgagTTTGTGCATCGCGAGATGGAGGTGTGTTTCTTGTTACTACTGTGCTATATATCTTTATTGACTGTTATTGCTGCTTGCgcacctgctgctgctgtttaTGAGTACTCCACTGAATAATAAGCATTTTTCTGAATTGACTATTGCTAGGTGTATCCTCTGTGGCTGTGCCCTCACCGCCTGTACAAGCTGCCCGTGAAGACGATGGTGTACCCTGAGCCTGGGTTCGAGCACCAGCACAGGCAGGGCGACACAAGCTACGCACAGATGTTCACAGATGTGGGCGTGTACTACGCCCCTGGTGCAGTCCTAAGGGGAGAGGAGTTCAACGGCGCGGAGGCGGTGCACAGGCTGGAGCAGTGGCTGATCGAGAACCACAGCTACCAGCCACAGTACGCGGTGTCTGAGCTGAACGAGAAGGACTTCTGGCGCATGTTTGACGCGTCCCACTACGAGCACTGCCGCCACAAATACGGGGCGGTGGGCACGTTCATGAGCGTGTACTACAAGTCGAAGAAGGGGCGCAAGACGGAGAAGGAGGTgcaggaggcggaggcggccaTCCTGGAGCCGGCCTACGCGGACGAGGCCTAAGCTGGGACCAACCgttcagcggcagcggcagagtTTGTTTACATAAGACTTTGTGATGATGCGAATCTGGACGAGATGAGATGTTTCTCTCGTTTTGCTTAATTAATTAGAACTTGATTATGTAGTGTGTGTGTCTGTCCGTAGTACTCTTAAGCTCGTGGTCAGTCAGTGACTTGTCGTTGATGCCCAGTGTTGGGGTTTATTTATCTTTTTCTCTAATGGGATTTCTCAGATTGATTCGGGACTTGCTACATGGCTCTGCCCTTGTATGTGTACATGTGATTGCTAGCTCTTAtggttttttatttatttatgtttttCAGGCGCTGCTGCTGCGTCTTGATGCAGGAGCAGTAGTAAATTGGAGCTCTCCAGAGTGAGAAGATAACCCGATGTTGTTACAGTTGCAGGATGTGGTAGCAAGCAAATTGTAATGGGGAAGAGGCAGACAGCAAGAAACCATGACGAGCATGTGATGTGGTGTGGTCATGGGGCTGGGCTGGCATGACATGGCAGGCACAGTGAGAAAAGAAAGCACGCAGACGGCACCAGCCATCACTGCATCAGTCAGTCCCCACAAGAGCAAAAGCAAAGAAAAGATGAATGCATATGCATGTGCAGCTGATCTGCTCTGCTCTCTGGGCTCGGTTCATGGTTCCTTCACTGGATCGGTCACTGGCTTACCATTACCAGTGGGAATTTGGTGCTGACTGCTGAGCAAGATGAAGAGACTTTTTTAAGGAACACACAGGCAGCAAGATGAGAGAGACTTTTAGTAGAAAGAAATTCAGATGCTCAGTCCAATAGCAGGCTAGCCttctgtgtgtgtgtttttgataaacattgtaaaAACAAATTAAACCAGCTTGTTTGTTTTGTTCCTCTGATCTGCAAGATTGTAGGTATATATAAGTGCGTGCAAAAGGCATCCGATTCCCATCCGTCCGTCGTCTACTGCTATATGATATCAGTAAAGGCCCGTTCGTTTACATAGGAATTGAAGGCTGGAATAGTTCCAGCTGGAATAACAAGTCTATTTATTACTAGCAGTGCTCAGCTGCCTCAATCTACCCCAAACGAACGAGGCCTAAGTTTATCACGGACTGCCGGCCTGGCTGACCGACTCTACTCCACCACGCATCAACTCtgctaataactaagtaactattAGTTGCTATTAGCTGGTTTGGTTCAACTAGTAAGATTGTTGTTAGTTAGATATTAGCTAACAATTAGCTCAATCTGTTTGAATTCAAAGAAGCTAATTATTGGTATGGCATGTAACATGATAGTAATTCACATTTTACAAGTTGGTTGGTTGATGTGCTGTGCTGCATCTTAACTTGTTGGCTTGGCTACCCTTTACTCTCGGCTCTACTCCCATAGCCCATTGCCATGGCTATGAAGcaacactttttttttttgttcactCCCATCCCATAGGGTAGCAAATGCAAATGAAAAGCTGTCATTGGGTGGGACGGCACGGGCACCAGCTGCACCGCCCaagttattatttactgctgctgctgctgctgctgctgctttgcCCACTCCCTGTATATTTGCATCACTGCCTGCTTcagggaaggaaggaaggaaggaggaGATCTCCACTTCACTCAAGAACCCAACCTCCCCCCTTGCCATTGCCACTCCTTCATTCCTTGAGATGATgatgaagcagcagcagcagcagctcctcctTCCTCTCATGTTTCTCGTTGTtgtcgcagcagcagccgctgtTGCTGCCGATCCACGGCCACAGCCACAGCAGGTATGCCTACTCCTCTTCTCTTCTGCATCAATCACTGAATCAGCTCTTGTCCTCCTTCCTCTCATGAAGATTGAAGAAGCAGCATCATCAGGTCATCTTCTGAATAATGAGCGCATTAACATGGTCCGTGTGTCCAGCTGCAGGTGCAGCACCAGAAGCAGCAACcacagatgaggatgaggatgagcAGATCCCTGCTTCAGCCGCCAAAACTAGGTACTGTAATGTACATAACAAGCAAGCGAGGTTCCTCGTCCTACATACAGCAGCATCATGATTGATAGACAGGCTGCAGCAGTTTCACTTTCATTTATTCATGCCAGTCTGTTTCTgttttgcattgcattgcattgcagacTGCCCGTCAAGCTGCTCCGTTCGCTGCAGCAACAACTGGAACAACGAGATGTGCAACGAGATGTGCAACGTCTGCTGCCACAAGTGCGGCTGCGTGCCGCCGGGGACCGGCCAGGACACCCGCCACCTTTGCTCCTGCTACGACACCATGGTCAATCCACACAACCCACACAAGCTCAAGTGCCCGTGATCTTTGAGAGCTTCTTCATGCGTGCTCCTTGTAATGCAACCAGTCCAATCCATATGCTGATACATGCCGACTCAC is part of the Sorghum bicolor cultivar BTx623 chromosome 10, Sorghum_bicolor_NCBIv3, whole genome shotgun sequence genome and harbors:
- the LOC8069240 gene encoding gibberellin-regulated protein 2 isoform X2; this translates as MMMKQQQQQLLLPLMFLVVVAAAAAVAADPRPQPQQVQHQKQQPQMRMRMSRSLLQPPKLDCPSSCSVRCSNNWNNEMCNEMCNVCCHKCGCVPPGTGQDTRHLCSCYDTMVNPHNPHKLKCP
- the LOC8069240 gene encoding gibberellin-regulated protein 8 isoform X1; its protein translation is MMMKQQQQQLLLPLMFLVVVAAAAAVAADPRPQPQQLQVQHQKQQPQMRMRMSRSLLQPPKLDCPSSCSVRCSNNWNNEMCNEMCNVCCHKCGCVPPGTGQDTRHLCSCYDTMVNPHNPHKLKCP